The Streptomyces cyanogenus DNA segment CTGGACGGCACCAACACCTGGATCGTCGCCGAGCCAGACTCCGACCTGGCGGTGGTGATCGACCCCGGCCCGCTGGACGACGGCCATCTGCGCAACGTCGTGGACACGGCCGAGCGGGCCGGCAAGCGCATAGCACTGACCCTGCTCACCCACGGCCACCCCGACCACGCCGAGGGTGCCGCCCGGTTCGCCGAGCTGACCGCCACGCGCGTGCGTGCCCTCGACCCGGCGCTGCGGCTCGGCGACGAGGGCCTGGCCGCCGGGGACGTGATCACCGTCGGCGGCCTGGAGCTGAGGGTCGTACCGACCCCCGGGCACACCGCGGACTCGCTGTCGTTCCATCTCCCGGCCGACCGGGCGGTGCTGACCGGCGACACGATCCTGGGGCGCGGTACGACGGTCGTGGCGCACCCTGACGGCCGGCTCGGCGACTATCTGGACTCGCTGCGGCGGCTGAGGTCGCTGACGGTGGACGACGGCGTGCACACCGTCCTGCCGGGCCACGGGCCGGTCCTGGAGGACGCGCAGGGTGCCGTCGAGTTCTACCTCGCCCACCGCGCCCACCGGCTCGCCCAGGTGGAGACCGCGGTCGAGGACGGCTACCGCACGGCGGCCCAGGTCGTCGCCCATGTGTACGCCGACGTGGACCGCTCGCTGTGGCCGGCGGCGGAGCTGTCGGTCCGCGCGCAGATGGACTACCTGAGCGAGCACGGGCTGATCTAGCGCCTCACCTCTGGACCGGGCGGATCGGGGCGCGCTGCAGGACCCCGCGGGCCCGGCGTGTTCCGAGCGGCGGCCCCTAGTCCGGCCGGGGCGCCTTGACGCCGTGCACGCGCGCGTACTCGGCGGCGAGCCAGGGGCCCAGTTCGTCGACGTACGAGCGCAGCACCTCCGGGTCGCCGACGGGCTCGTAGCCGTACTCGGCCGCCCTGCGCAGCTCGGCGGCCCGCTGGGGGTAGTAGGCGCCGAACACCTCGGCCATCTCCCGCAGGTCGCTGGTCCAGCCCTGCCAGCGGGGCATGACGAGGGTGAACCCCGTGCGGACGAGGTGGCGGGACATGAACCGGACGAGCGGCCGGCGGGCCTCCTCGGTGTCCTCCGCCCCCGCGATCCGCTCCCGCCAGTGGGGCAGCCACCGCCCGAGGTCGCCGTTGGTCTCGCGGGCCAGCAGGGAGTCGGGGCGGTAGCGGGGCAGGTGCTCGGCCAGGTCGTCACCGAGCAGCGGGGTGCACAGGCAGGCGACGAACCAGCCGAGGTCGTACCGCTCCAGGTCGCTCAGCAGCCGCTCCCGGCCGTAGAGCAGGGTGCCGACGCCGTCGATCTGCCGGAACTCCTGGTCGAGTGCCTGGCCGAGGGCGCGTGCGGCGGCCCGGTCGGCGTCGGCCGGTTCCCCGTGCAGGGCGACCAGCAGGTCCAGGTCGCTGCGCCCCACGCGCGCGGTGCCGCGCGGGACCGACCCGTAGAGGTAGGCGCTGTGCAGGCGCGTGCCGAAGACGGCCGGCAGCCGGTCGCGGACGGCGGCCACGACCGGGCGGAAGGCGGGCGGCACGCGCGCGAGGGAGCCTTCGCGGGCCAGCCGGCCCTGGGCGTCGACGCCTCTGGGGGCGGGGAGCACGGTCATGGGCCCACTCTGCCGTCCGCAGCGGGCCTGGGCAGCCGGTTTTCGGCGCGGGCGGGCCCGGCGCCGGTCAGGGCAGCCGCAGCCGGCTCCCGGGGCGCACGGCGGGCGGCGGCGTCAGCGCGAGCGCTTGGCGAGCCGCTCCACGTCCAGCAGGATCACGGCCCGCGCCTCCAGGCGGAGCCAGCCGCGCTGGGCGAAGTCCGCCAGCGCCTTGTTCACGGTCTCGCGGGAGGCGCCGACCAGCTGGGCCAGCTCCTCCTGGGTGAGGTCGTGGACGACGTGGATGCCCTCCTCGGACTGCACGCCGAAGCGGCGGGAGAGGTCCAGCAGGGCGCGTGCCACGCGGCCGGGGACGTCGGAGAAGACCAGGTCGGACATGGCGTCGTTGGTCTTGCGCAGGCGGCGGGCGACGGCGCGCAGCAGGGCGCCGGCCACCTCGGGACGGGCGTTCAGCCAGGGCTGGAGGTCACCGTGGCCGAGACCGAGCAGCTTGACCTCGGTCAGCGCGGTCGCGGTGGCCGTACGGGGGCCCGGGTCGAACAGCGACAGCTCACCGATCAGCTCGCCGGGGCCGACGACGGCGAGCATGTTCTCGCGGCCGTCGGGGGAGGTGCGGTGCAGCTTGACCTTGCCCTCGGTGACGACGTACAGCCGGTCTCCGGGGTCTCCCTCGTGGAACAGGGAGTCGCCGCGTGCGAGGGTCACCTCACTCATGGAGGCGCGAAGCTCCGCGGCCTGCTCGTCGTCGAGAGCCGCGAAGAGCGGGTTGCGCCGCAGAACGTCGTCCACGAGTTCTCTCCTTGTCGACCTGCTCAGGGGATCTTGCTCCCCGCGTGCCAGGGGACCGTGTTCCCCATTTTGCCGGACGGTCCAAACAGTGTGATCTGTCACAAGGATGCCGCACAGGTGTCCCGGGGTAAGCGTCAGGGGTCCGATCGGGGGCCGCTACGCGGGGTCCGGGGCGGATGTCGGCGCCGGGCTTTAGGCTGGCCGGGTGTCCAAATCGCCGGTGAGAGCACGGGACAAGGGGGCTGGGCGGGTGGTTGCACGTCGCGATTCCGCTGTGGGCGAACAGAGCCCCGGGGGAAGTAATAAAAAAGGCAAATCAGCCAAAAAGGCACCTGTCGTCGTGAAGAAGGCCGCGGCCGTCGAGAAGTCCGCCGGGAAGGCCGCGCCCGTCAAGAAGATCGCCGTCAGGCCGCCGGCCGGCGAGTCCCCCACCGCGCTGGTCCGCCGCGCCCGCCGCGTCAACCGCGAGCTGGCCGAGGTCTACCCGTACGCCCACCCCGAACTGGACTTCGAGAACCCCTTCCAGCTCCTGGTCGCCACCGTGCTGTCGGCCCAGACCACCGACCTGCGCGTCAACCAGACCACCCCGGCGCTCTTCGCCAGGTACCCCACTCCCGAGGACCTCGCCGCCGCCAACCCGGAGGAGGTCGAGGAGATCCTGCGCCCCTGCGGCTTCTTCCGGGCCAAGACCAGGTCGGTCATAGGCCTCTCCAAGGCACTCGTCGAGAACTTCGGCGGCGAGGTGCCCGGAAAGCTGGAGGCGCTGGTCACGCTGCCCGGCGTCGGCCGCAAGACCGCCTTCGTCGTCCTCGGCAACGCCTTCGGCCGGCCCGGGATCACCGTGGACACCCACTTCCAGCGGCTGGTCCGGCGCTGGCAGTGGACCGACGAGACCGACCCCGACAAGATCGAGGCCGCCGTCGGCGCGCTCTTCCCGAAGAGCGACTGGACCGACCTGTCGCACCACGTGATCTGGCACGGCCGCCGCATCTGCCACGCCCGCAAACCCGCCTGCGGCGCCTGCCCCATCGCCCCGCTCTGCCCGGCCTACGGCGAGGGCGAGACCGACCCGGAGAAGGCCAGGAAGCTCCTGAAGTACGAGAAGGGCGGCTTCCCCGGACAGCGGCTCAAGCCCCCGCAGGCCTACCTCGACGCGGGCGGCAAACCGGCGCCGCCGCTGGGCGCCGCGTGACGGAACGATCTCGAGGACCTCGGGCGTTGGACAGGGCAGAGCGACGGGGGTGGCGATGACGAGGGCAAGCGACACACAGGGCGGTCCGGTGACGTTCAGCAGAGAAGGGCTGCCGGACTGGCTGGAGCCCGTCGTGCGCGCCGCCGAGACGGTCCAGCCGCTGCAGCTGAGCCGCTTCCTGCCGCCGGAGAACGGCTCGGGACGGCAGTCGGCCGTGCTGATCCTGTTCGGCGAGGGCGAGCGCGGCCCGGAGCTGCTGCTCATGGAGCGCGCGGGCTCGCTGCGCTCGCACGCCGGCCAGCCGTCCTTCCCGGGCGGCGCGCTGGACCCGGAGGACGGCGATCCGCAGGGCGAGGGGCCGCTGCGGGCCGCGTTGCGCGAGGCGGAGGAGGAGACCGGGCTCGACCCGTCCGGCGTGCAGCTCTTCGGCGTGCTGCCCAGGCTGTACATCCCGGTCAGCGGCTTCGTCGTCACGCCCGTGCTCGGCTGGTGGCGCAAGCCCAGCCCGGTCGGCGTCGTCGACCCGAACGAGACGGCGCGGGTCTTCACCGTGCCCGTGGCGGATCTCACGGATCCCGCCAACCGCGCCACCGCCGTCCACCCCAGAGGCCACAGCGGCCCGGCATTCCTGGTCGAATCGGCCCTGGTGTGGGGCTTCACGGCCGGAGTGATCGACCGCCTGTTGCACTACGCGGGCTGGGAGCGGCCCTGGGACCGCGGGAAGCAGGTCCCGCTCGACTGGCACGCATGACAGGGTGTCGTACGTGAACGTGCTGGACATCCTGTTGCTGCTCGCGGCCGTGTGGTTCGCGGTGGTGGGGTACCGCCAGGGCTTCGTCGTCGGCATCCTGTCGGTGATCGGGTTCCTGGGCGGCGGTCTCGTCGCCGTGTACACGCTGCCCGTCATCTGGGACGCCGTGACCGGTCAGGCGGAGGTCGGCACCACCGCCGCCGTCGTGGCCGTCGTCGTGGTCATCGTCTGCGCCTCCATCGGCCAGGCCCTGACCACCCACCTCGGCAACAAACTGCGCCGGTACATCACCTGGTCCCCGGCCCGCGCCCTGGACGCCACCGGGGGCGCGCTGGTCAACGTCGTCGCGATGCTCCTGGTCGCCTGGCTGATCGGCTCCGCCCTGGCCGGTACGACGCTGCCCACGCTCGGCAAGGAGGTCCGCGGCTCCAAGGTGCTCCTCGGCGTCTCCCGGGCGCTGCCCGCGCAGGCCGACACCTGGTTCGCGGACTTCTCCGCCGTCCTCGCGCAGAACGGCTTCCCGCAGGTCTTCAGCCCGTTCTCCAACGAGCCGATCAAGGACGTACAGCCGCCCGACCCGGCCCTCGCCAACAGCTCGGTGGCCTTCCGCGCCCAGCGCTCCATCGTCAAGGTCACCGGCACCGCCCAGAGCTGCGGCAAGGTCCTGGAGGGCACCGGCTTCGTCTTCGCCGACCGCCGGGTCATGACCAACGCGCACGTCGTCGGCGGCGTCGACGCCCCGCGGGTGCAGATCGGCGGAGAAGGCCGCAAGTACGACGCGAAGGTCGTGCTGTACGACTGGAAGCGCGACATCGCCGTACTCGACGTACCCGACCTGAAGGCCACCGCGCTGCGGTTCACCGGCCAGGACGCGGCCGGCGGCGACGGCGCGATCGTCGCGGGCTTCCCCGAGAACGGCTCGTACGACGTGCGCGCCGCGCGCGTGCGCGGGCGCATCACGGCCAACGGCCCGGACATCTACCACCGCGGCACAGTCCGCCGCGACGTCTACTCGCTGTACGCCACCGTCCGCCAGGGCAACTCCGGCGGGCCCCTGCTCACCCCGGACGGCAAGGTGTACGGCGTGGTGTTCGCCAAGTCCCTCGACGACGAGGACACCGGCTACGCCCTGACGGCGGACGAGATCCAGCCCGACGTGGAGCGGGGCCGTACGGCGAACGAGCAGGTGGGTACGGACAGCTGCGCCCTGTAGGCGACGCGGCGGCGTTCAGCCCCGCGGGTGACGCAGGCGCACCGAGACCCAGCGGGCCCGGCGGCGCAGAATGCGCGGGATCCCCACCCTCGGGTCCGCTACCGCGAGTTGCGGGGTGCCTCGCTGAGGCGTGCTCAGGCCCGTGGCCGAGCGGCGGTTGCGGGGTGCGTCACTGTAGTCGTGCGTCCAGCCCATACCCCGACGTGTGCCCCCGCCCCAAGGTCGATAACCGCCCGCGCGCCCCCCAATTGGCCTATGCGGCGGGCATGTGGCCGTTCGGGGAACAAGTGTTCAGGAACCGGATACTCCGCGCACCGGATCGTCACCGGACCGTCACCGGTCGGGCTCGGGGTCCTTCAGCCAGTTGATCAGCTCGGTGGAGAACGCCACCGGGTCCTCCTCGTGCGGGAAGTGGCCCAGGCCGTCGAACAGCCGCCAGCGGTACGGCGCTTCGACGTACTCGCCCGAACCGGCCGCGCTGCGCGTGCGGGTCACCGGGTCCAGCGAGCCGTGCAGGTGCAGCGTCGGCACCCGCACGGGCCGCTTCATCCGGCGGTAGAACTGCACGCCGTCCGGGCGGGCCAGGGAGCGCACCAGCCAGCGGTACGGCTCGATCGCGCAGTGCGCGGTGGAGGGGATGCACATCGCCCGCCGGTACGTCTCCACGGCCGCGTCCTCCGGCAGCCGCGGCCCGGACCAGTCCCGGATCAGCCGGCCCGCCAGCGCGCCGTCGTCGGCGGTCAGTTGGCGCTCGGGGAGCCACGGCCGCTGGAACCCCCAGATGTAGGAGCTGGCGGCCGTCTGCCGGGCGTCACGCAGCATCGCCGCGCGCCAGCGCCGCGGATGGGGCATGGACACCACGGCCAGGCGCCGGACCAGCTTGGGCCGCATGGCCGCCGCCGTCCACGCCAGATAGCCACCGAGGTCGTGGCCGACGAGCGCGGCGTCCGGCTCGCCGAGCGAGCGGATGACGCCGGTGACGTCCAGCGCGAGGTTGGCGGGGTCGTACCCGCGGGGTGTGCGGTCGCTGCCGCCGACGCCCCGCAGGTCCATCGCCACCGCCCGGTAGCCCGCGTCGGCGAGCGCGGTCAGCTGGTGCCGCCACGTCCACCAGAACTGCGGGAAGCCGTGCAGGAGCAGCACCAGGGGGCCGTCGCCGAGTTCGGCGATGTGGAAACGCGCGCCGTTCGCGGCGACGTCCCTGTGACTCCAGGGACCTTCGATCCGTACGGCCGAGGGGGCGGCGGGTTCCGTCATGACGACGAGCGTGCCACAGCCTCGATGGCCGCGGGAGCCGGCTCCTCGGGCAGCTCCGGGCGCCGCGGGTGCGGCTTGGCGTTCTGCAGCACGCCCGCGGTCTGCTTCATCGAGGCGGCCACCTTCTGCGGGCCCTGGCTCTTCTTGGCCTTCTTGGCGAACACCACGCCGACCAGCGCCAGGAGTCCGGCGACGAGCACGTTGGCCGCGAAGGACAGCAGGAAGCAGACGGCCAGGTTCCAGCCGCTCCAGGTCCGAATTCCGTACGCCAGGGCGAAGTTGAGCATCGGCAGGGAGAACAGCAGCACCGCGCCGGCGACGGAGAACGCCCCGCCGCTCGCCGCGCCGCGCTTCACGTCCTGCTTGAGCTGGGCCTTGGCCAGCGCGATCTCGTCGTGCACCAGCGCCGACAATTCGGTCGTCGCCGAGGCGAACAGCTGGCCGATGCTGCGTTCGGCGCCGACCGGGCTGCCGTCGGGTGCGCTCATCGCGTTCTCCCTCTGAGGTCTCTCGTACCGTCTTGCGTACCGTCTTGATTTGTACCGTCTCGTCAGATCATGCCGGACGGTCGTCCTCATCGCCTGCCCCGCCCGGCACTTCCGCAAGACCGTGGCGCGCCTCGGCCGCCCGCTCGGCGGCCAGACGCCGGTGTTCGGCGGCCTTGCGCTCGTGGATCTCGGCCATGCGCAGGTGGTACGCCGGGTCGTCCTGCTCGTACACGTCCGGGATGCCGTCGTCGTCCTCGTCGCGTTCCTCGTCCTCGCACAGTCTGCGGTACTTGGCGTTGCGCAGCTTCAGCAGCACGGTGGCGCAGGCGGCCGCGATCAGCGAGCCGGCCAGGACGGCCGCCTTCACCTCGTCGGTCAGTACGGCGTCGCCCTCGAAGGCCAGCTCGCCGATGAGCAGCGAGACGGTGAACCCGATCCCGGCGAGGGAGGCCACCGCGAACAGGTCGGCCCATTCCAGGTCCTCGCTCAGCTCCGCCCGGGTGAAGCGGGCGGTCAGCCAGGTGCCGCCGAAGATGCCGACGGTCTTGCCCACGACCAGGCCGAGGACGACGCCGAGCGTCTCGGGCTTGGTGAACACGTCCGCGAGCGCCCCGCCGGATATCGGCACACCGGCGCTGAACAGCGCGAACAGCGGTACGGCGAGCCCGGCCGACAGGGGCCGCACCAGGTGTTCGATGTGCTCGCCCGGCGAGTGCTCCTCACCTTCCCGGGTGGTGCAGCGCAGCATCAGGCCCATCGCCACACCGGCGATGGTGGCGTGTACGCCGCTGTTGTACATCAGCGCCCAGACGACGACCCCGAGCGGCACGTACACGTACCAGCCGCGTACGCCCTTGCGCAGCAGCAGCCAGAAGACCACGAGGCCTGCGGCGGCCCCGCCGAGCGCGGCGAAGTTCAGCCGGTCGGTGAAGAACACCGCGATGATCAGGATCGCGAAGAGGTCGTCGACGACCGCCAGGGTGAGCAGGAAGGCGCGCAGGGCGCTGGGCAGGGAGGTGCCGATGACCGCGAGGACGGCGAGCGCGAAGGCGATGTCGGTTGCGGTGGGCACGGCCCAGCCCTGCGTGGAGCCGCCCCCGGCGAGGGTGCTGACCGTGTAGACGAGCGCGGGTACGGCCATCCCGCACAGCGCGGCCACCACGGGCAGCACGGCCGCCTTGGCGTCGCGCAGGTCCCCGGCGACCAGCTCGCGTTTCAGCTCGATGCCGGCGACGAAGAAGAACACGGCGAGCAGGCCGTCGGCGGCCCAGTGGGTGATCGAGAGGTTCAGGCCGAGGGTGCCGGGGCCGAGGTGGAACTGGCTGACCGTCTCGTAGCTGTGGTGGAGGCCGGGGATGTTCGCCCAGAGCAGCGCGGCCACTGCGGCGAGGAGGAGCAGGACACCGCCGACGGTCTCGGTGCGCAGCGCGTCCGCGACGAAGGTCCGCTCGGGCAGGGACAGCCGGCCGAGGACCTTGCGGGGGCTGGTGCTGGGGGCGGACACGGGGAGACCTCCGGGGGCAGGCGTGACTCACATGCCGACCAGACTTCCCGGCGCACCTGGCGTGCCGCGTCGTGCGGCACTTTGTTTAGTTTACCTAAAGTGCCGCTGCGCCGGGGCCGGTGATCTTCACCGTAGTCGCCCGGGAGGCACCCGGCACGTTCGCCGGCCGGGTGCCCCCCGGGGTGCCGCTCAGTCCTCGCTGGGTGCCGCGGGCAGCTTGGTCTGGATGAGATCCATGACCGTGGAGTCCGTCAGCGTGGTCACGTCACCGAGCTGGCGGTTCTCGGCGACGTCCCGCAGCAGCCGGCGCATGATCTTGCCGGAGCGGGTCTTCGGCAGCTCCGCCACCGGCAGGATCCGCTTGGGCTTGGCGATCGGGCCGAGCGTGGCGCCGACGTGGTCGCGCAGCTCGCCGACGAGCGCCTCGGTCTCCGAAGCCGTCCCGCGCAGGATCACGAACGCGACGATGGCCTGGCCGGTGGTCTCGTCCGCGGCACCCACGACGGCGGCCTCGGCGACCGACGGGTGCGAGACGAGGGCCGACTCCACCTCGGTGGTGGAGATGTTGTGCCCGGAGACGAGCATCACGTCGTCCACCCGGCCCAGCAGCCAGATGTCGCCGTCGTCGTCCTTCTTCGCCCCGTCCCCGGCGAAGTACCTGCCCTCGAAGCGGGACCAGTAGGTGTCGATGAACCGCTGGTCGTCGCCCCAGATGGTGCGCAGCATCGACGGCCACGGCTCGGTCAGCACCAGATAGCCACCGCCGCCGTTCGGCACCTCGTTCGCCTCGTCGTCGACGACCGTGGCGCTGATGCCGGGCAGCGGACGCTGCGCGGAGCCAGGCTTGGCCTCGGTCACGCCGGGCAGCGGCGAGATCATCATGGCGCCGGTCTCGGTCTGCCACCAGGTGTCCACGACCGGCGTCCGGTCGGCGCCGATGTGCTTGCGGTACCAGATCCACGCCTCGGGGTTGATGGGCTCGCCCACCGAGCCCAGGACGCGCAGGGAGGACAGGTCGAACTTGGCGGGGATGTCGTCGCCCCACTTCATGAACGTCCGGATCGCGGTCGGCGCGGTGTAGAGGATCGTGACCTTGTACTTCTGCACGATCTCCCAGAACCGGCCCTGGTGCGGGGTGTCCGGCGTGCCCTCGTACATCACCTGGGTCGCGCCGTTGGCCAGCGGGCCGTACACGATGTACGAGTGGCCGGTCACCCAGCCGACGTCGGCCGTGCACCAGTACACGTCCGTCTCCGGCTTGAGGTCGAAGACCGCCCAGTGGGTGTAGGCCGCCTGGGTGAGGTAGCCGCCCGAGGTGTGCAGGATGCCCTTCGGCTTCCCCGTCGTACCCGAGGTGTAGAGGATGAACAGCGGGTGCTCCGCCTCGAACGCCTCCGGGGTGTGCTCGGCGGACTGCCGGCCCACCAGCTCGTGCCACCACACGTCCCGCTCGCCGTCCCAGGCGACCTCCTGGCCGGTACGGCGCACCACCAGCACGTGCTCGACGTTGTCGACCTTGGCGATCGCCTCGTCCACGGCCGGCTTGAGCGCGGAGGGCTTGCCGCGCCGGTAGCCGCCGTCGGCCGTGATGACGACCTTGGCGTCCGCGTCCTGGATCCGGGTCGCGAGCGCGTCCGCCGAGAAGCCGCCGAAGACGACCGAGTGGGCCGCGCCGATCCGGGCCGAGGCCAGCATCGCGATCGCGGTCTCCGGGATCATCGGCATGTAGATGGCGACCCGGTCGCCCTTGCGTACGCCCAGCTCCAGCAGGGCGTTGGCGGCCCTGGAGACCTCGTCCTTCAGCTCCGCGTAGGTGATCGCGCGGCTGTCGCCTGGCTCGCCCTCGAAGTGGATGGCGACGCGGTCCCCGTGCCCGGCCTCCACATGCCGGTCCACGCAGTTGTACGCGACGTTCAGCTCGCCGTCCTTGAACCACTTCGCGAACGGCGGGTTCGACCAGTCCAGCGTCTCGGTCGGTTCCTTGGCCCAGGTCAGCCGGCGGGCCTGCTCGGCCCAGAAGCCGAGCCTGTCAGCCTTGGCCTGTTCATACGCCTCCGCGGTGACGTTGGCGTGCTCTGCCAGGTCGGCGGGCGGCGCGAACCTGCGTTCTTCCTTGAGCAGGTTGGCCAGGCTCTCGTTGCTCACGACATCTCCCTTTCGAAGGGTGTCCGTTGTGTCCCAGGCCACAGCTCATCAGACGCGGGGGGCGGATGACAAGGGTCGGCGGAAAATTGGTTTAGACCTGTCCGGGGGTGGTGGCCCACACCCGTCCGCCTGCCCCCTCACCTTTGCCGACGCCTTCCGCGACGTCCTCGAACACTGTTCCTCCCTCCGTTCCTCCTTCCGTTCGCGCGAGCAGGTACGCCTGTGCCTCGCCCACATGGAAATACATGCCGTGCAGTTCCAGTTCCCCCTTGGCCAGCGCACGGGCGACCGACGCGTGCGCCCGCAGATGCGCCAACTGCTGGACCACGTTGGTCAGGCACAGCAGCTCCACCGCGTCCGCGGGGGCCCGCCCGGCCAGCCGGGGCCGGTCGCGGTGGTCGCCGGCCGTCCGCGCCAGGCTCGGCAGCCCGTGCCGCAGCCACCGCCGCAGTGGGGTGTCCCCCGGGCCGGCCCCGCCGGCCAGCAGTGCCTGCATCGCTCCGCACCCCGAGTGCCCGCACACCGTGATGGAGCGCACCCCGAGCACCTCCACCGCGTACTCGATGGCGGCGGCCACCGAGTCGTCGCCGTGCTCCTCGCCCGGCGGCGGCACCAGGTTGCCGACGTTGCGGACGACGAACAGATCGCCGGGACCACTGGCGGTGATCATCGACGTGACGAGGCGGGAGTCGGCGCAGGTGAGGAAGAGCTGTGACGGCCGCTGGCCCTCCCGGGCCAGCCGCGCCAGCTCCTCCCGTACCAGCGGGGCGGTGTTCCGCTGGAACGAGCTGATGCCACGGGCCAGTTCCCGGCCGGCCTCCTGGCCCGCCGGGGCGGCGGGGGCCTCGGCGAAGCAGGACTGGTGGTTGCGCCAGGGCGTCCAGGGGCGGCACCGGCACTCGGCGGCCGGGGCCCGCTCGGCGGTCCGGATTCCGCCGCGCCGGCCCGCCAGGTCGGCCGTGCCTCCCCGGGCGGTGTGGGCACTGCGCCAGTCCTGCAGTGACTCGTACGCCGCGTGGTCCATGAACGAACCGTCCAACTCCACGACGGCGTGGGCGCCCTGGGGTACGAGATGCAGAGCTCTGCTGAGCCGGGGCACCGCGAGGAAGGTCAGCTGACCTCGGACCTGTACGTGATGGACTCCTTCCTTCTCTTCGTGGGTGATACGGGTGTGGGCGAGGCGGTGCAGGGCGAGGGCGACCGCCACGGCGACCCCGAGGAGCACGCCCTGCAGGACGCCGAGGGCCACCACGCCGAGTGTGGTCGCGGCGTAGACCGGCACTTCGCGGTGGCGCGTCACCGTGCGGATGTGGTGCAGGGACACCATCTGGATGCCGACGGCCATCACCAGGGCGGCGAGGGAGGCGAGCGGGATCTCCTCCAGGACCGGGACCATCAGCAGCGCGGCGACTACTACGAGAACGCCGTGCAGCATCGTGGAGTTCCGGCTCACCGCACCGGATTTCACATTCGCGGTACTGCGCACGGCCACGCCCGCGATCGGCAGTCCGCCGAGGGACCCGGAGACGATGTTTGCGGCGCCTTGGCCGAGCAGCTCGCGGTCCAGGTCGGAGCGGCCGACGTGGGGCTGTGGGCCCGGCCGGGCGGCGACCAGCTTGTCCACGGCCACGGCACCGAGCAGCGACTGCACGCTGCACACCAGGGTGGTGGTGAGCACGGCGGCCGCGAGGCCGAGCACCGGGCCCTCGGGCAGTCCGGCCAGGGCGTGACTGTGCCAGGACGGCAGCTCGACCCGGGGCAGCGCCAGGCCGGCGAGGGCGGCGGTCGCGGCGGCCCCGGTGACGGCGACGAGGGGGGCCGGCACCCGGCGCAGCAGCCGGCCCGTCCGGCCGGGCAGGCGCGGCCAGGCCGTCAGCAGGGCCAGGGTCAGCGCGCTCATCGACACGGCGGCCGGGTCCAGCCGCGCCAACTGGGCGGGCAGCTCCCGCAGGTTGGCGAGGACGGAGCTGTCCGGGCTGCCGCCGAGGACGATGTGCAGCTGGGCGACGGCGATGGTGATGCCGATACCGGCGAGCATGCCGTGCACCACGGCCGGGCTGACCGCGAGCGCGCCGCGCGCCACCCGCAGGCAGCCGAGGCCCAGTTGGGCCACGCCGGCGAGGACGGTGATGCCGCAGGTCGTCCGCCAGCCGTAACGGTGGATCAAGTCGGCGGTGACCACGGTGAGTCCGGCGGCGGGTCCGCTGACCTGCAGGGGGCAGCCGCCCAGCCGGCCGGCGACGATCCCGCCGACCGCGGCGGCCACGAGGCCGGCCTGGAGCGGGGCGCCGGTGGCCAGCGCGATGCCGAGGGAGAGCGGCAGGGCGATGAGGAAGACCGCGACGGCCGCGGACAGGTCGGCGCCCGCCACGGGAAAGCGGCGGGGTGCGGGTGCGGGACTGTGGGGTGGGCGGGGGTGCTGGGCGTGAGGGGGTGCGCAGGCTGACATGTTCCCGTCTCCTCCGGGGCGGCGCGGTCGCGGACTGGGTGGGACCCGCGGCGATGGGCGGGCTCGGTCGCGGCCGTGGGTCACGGCGTGCAGCGGCGGGATGGACCAACGTTCGGTAAAAGAACCGTAATGCCACGTAAAGCCAGAGCATAGCTTTCCGGTGCAAATGGGGCAGATGATCCCTCGCTTGGGTGAAGTGAGCAGATGATCGGCTTGTCGTACTAATTCCTTCTC contains these protein-coding regions:
- the nhaA gene encoding Na+/H+ antiporter NhaA; the protein is MSAPSTSPRKVLGRLSLPERTFVADALRTETVGGVLLLLAAVAALLWANIPGLHHSYETVSQFHLGPGTLGLNLSITHWAADGLLAVFFFVAGIELKRELVAGDLRDAKAAVLPVVAALCGMAVPALVYTVSTLAGGGSTQGWAVPTATDIAFALAVLAVIGTSLPSALRAFLLTLAVVDDLFAILIIAVFFTDRLNFAALGGAAAGLVVFWLLLRKGVRGWYVYVPLGVVVWALMYNSGVHATIAGVAMGLMLRCTTREGEEHSPGEHIEHLVRPLSAGLAVPLFALFSAGVPISGGALADVFTKPETLGVVLGLVVGKTVGIFGGTWLTARFTRAELSEDLEWADLFAVASLAGIGFTVSLLIGELAFEGDAVLTDEVKAAVLAGSLIAAACATVLLKLRNAKYRRLCEDEERDEDDDGIPDVYEQDDPAYHLRMAEIHERKAAEHRRLAAERAAEARHGLAEVPGGAGDEDDRPA
- the acs gene encoding acetate--CoA ligase, giving the protein MSNESLANLLKEERRFAPPADLAEHANVTAEAYEQAKADRLGFWAEQARRLTWAKEPTETLDWSNPPFAKWFKDGELNVAYNCVDRHVEAGHGDRVAIHFEGEPGDSRAITYAELKDEVSRAANALLELGVRKGDRVAIYMPMIPETAIAMLASARIGAAHSVVFGGFSADALATRIQDADAKVVITADGGYRRGKPSALKPAVDEAIAKVDNVEHVLVVRRTGQEVAWDGERDVWWHELVGRQSAEHTPEAFEAEHPLFILYTSGTTGKPKGILHTSGGYLTQAAYTHWAVFDLKPETDVYWCTADVGWVTGHSYIVYGPLANGATQVMYEGTPDTPHQGRFWEIVQKYKVTILYTAPTAIRTFMKWGDDIPAKFDLSSLRVLGSVGEPINPEAWIWYRKHIGADRTPVVDTWWQTETGAMMISPLPGVTEAKPGSAQRPLPGISATVVDDEANEVPNGGGGYLVLTEPWPSMLRTIWGDDQRFIDTYWSRFEGRYFAGDGAKKDDDGDIWLLGRVDDVMLVSGHNISTTEVESALVSHPSVAEAAVVGAADETTGQAIVAFVILRGTASETEALVGELRDHVGATLGPIAKPKRILPVAELPKTRSGKIMRRLLRDVAENRQLGDVTTLTDSTVMDLIQTKLPAAPSED
- a CDS encoding phage holin family protein, with product MSAPDGSPVGAERSIGQLFASATTELSALVHDEIALAKAQLKQDVKRGAASGGAFSVAGAVLLFSLPMLNFALAYGIRTWSGWNLAVCFLLSFAANVLVAGLLALVGVVFAKKAKKSQGPQKVAASMKQTAGVLQNAKPHPRRPELPEEPAPAAIEAVARSSS
- a CDS encoding bifunctional SulP family inorganic anion transporter/carbonic anhydrase, which translates into the protein MSACAPPHAQHPRPPHSPAPAPRRFPVAGADLSAAVAVFLIALPLSLGIALATGAPLQAGLVAAAVGGIVAGRLGGCPLQVSGPAAGLTVVTADLIHRYGWRTTCGITVLAGVAQLGLGCLRVARGALAVSPAVVHGMLAGIGITIAVAQLHIVLGGSPDSSVLANLRELPAQLARLDPAAVSMSALTLALLTAWPRLPGRTGRLLRRVPAPLVAVTGAAATAALAGLALPRVELPSWHSHALAGLPEGPVLGLAAAVLTTTLVCSVQSLLGAVAVDKLVAARPGPQPHVGRSDLDRELLGQGAANIVSGSLGGLPIAGVAVRSTANVKSGAVSRNSTMLHGVLVVVAALLMVPVLEEIPLASLAALVMAVGIQMVSLHHIRTVTRHREVPVYAATTLGVVALGVLQGVLLGVAVAVALALHRLAHTRITHEEKEGVHHVQVRGQLTFLAVPRLSRALHLVPQGAHAVVELDGSFMDHAAYESLQDWRSAHTARGGTADLAGRRGGIRTAERAPAAECRCRPWTPWRNHQSCFAEAPAAPAGQEAGRELARGISSFQRNTAPLVREELARLAREGQRPSQLFLTCADSRLVTSMITASGPGDLFVVRNVGNLVPPPGEEHGDDSVAAAIEYAVEVLGVRSITVCGHSGCGAMQALLAGGAGPGDTPLRRWLRHGLPSLARTAGDHRDRPRLAGRAPADAVELLCLTNVVQQLAHLRAHASVARALAKGELELHGMYFHVGEAQAYLLARTEGGTEGGTVFEDVAEGVGKGEGAGGRVWATTPGQV